A single genomic interval of Helianthus annuus cultivar XRQ/B chromosome 13, HanXRQr2.0-SUNRISE, whole genome shotgun sequence harbors:
- the LOC110899538 gene encoding ethylene-responsive transcription factor ERF014 — protein MKKKDSNSHFDSLTKKKYKGVRMRSWGSWVSEIRAPNQKTRIWLGSHSTPEAAARAYDAAVLCLKGPSANLNFPPHQYHNIHHTTAVMSPKSIQKVAAAAAAAASTTAPSSPLAAVVAASTTSSSSVDDEILVGSDCFNSTTYEPSWYNLDAPIYNDMFHDASVFDDPLWTMMIQDVDEGIGDIPLWSFC, from the coding sequence ATGAAGAAGAAAGACTCAAACTCTCACTTTGACTCGTTGACAAAAAAGAAGTACAAAGGAGTCAGAATGAGAAGCTGGGGTTCATGGGTATCCGAAATCCGAGCCCCTAACCAAAAAACAAGAATATGGCTTGGCTCACACTCAACCCCGGAAGCCGCAGCCCGAGCCTACGACGCCGCGGTCCTATGCCTCAAAGGACCATCAGCCAACCTCAACTTCCCACCTCATCAATACCACAATATCCATCATACAACCGCAGTCATGTCTCCTAAATCAATCCAAAAGGTGGCGGCTGCGGCTGCAGCCGCCGCAAGTACCACAGCCCCCAGTTCACCACTGGCGGCTGTGGTTGCAGCCAGTACAACTTCATCGTCATCAGTTGACGATGAAATCTTGGTTGGAAGTGATTGTTTTAATTCGACAACGTATGAACCGTCTTGGTATAATTTGGATGCACCTATATATAATGATATGTTTCATGATGCATCAGTGTTTGATGATCCTTTGTGGACTATGATGATCCAAGATGTTGATGAAGGTATTGGTGATATTCCTTTATGGAGCTTCTGCTGA